Genomic window (Desulforapulum autotrophicum HRM2):
TGCCATTGGCCTTGGCTACTGCAATGCCTGCAAGCTGGCGTTCCTTTCTGAGATTGGTTTCAAATTCTGCGAATACTCCGAGCATTTGAAGAAAAGCCTTGCCGGTGGCTGTGCTGGTGTCGATCTTCTGATCCAGGATTTCAAGGGAAGCCCCCCTGCTTTCCAGGTGATCAACTATTTTGCATAGATCCCCGGTGTTCCTTGCCAAGCGGTCCAGCTTCCAAACCACAAGTTTATCGCCCTGGTTGATCATATCCGAAAGTAGGTTCAGGACTTCACGGCCCCTGGTCGTTGTACCTGACTTCTTTTCCTGGCGATGGACTGCATCAGGGTAAGCAACCTTTAAAGCTTCCACCTGCATCTTTGTATTCTGGTCTAAAGTGCTGACTCTGGAATAAGTAAAAATCGTCATGACATCCTTCCCGGTAAAAATTCCTGTTTAACTGTCAACAAACTTTTAAACCTTTTTAGAAACAGTGTCAATAATTAAAAAAGCAACCTTTTTAACGGGGTTTTATGGACTGTCAATAAGGTATACCTTTTTAACAGATGCTTAAATGTAATTGCGTTTTTTTTAGGAATTGCCGGAGATTTTCTTTCCCAAGGATCTATGTCAAATCCTTTCCACCAAGGGATCCGCCCTCACAAAATGCCACTTTCTAAGAGCTTCCCACTAAAAAACTGTTTTAATATTTAAACGTTAAAACAACCATCTTCACCGCCGGTACAATTATCAATACCCTTTACACTCCCTGTTTTTCTTGTGCTTAAATGGCTAAATATGTATTCATTTTAATGTATCTTTGTATAAGCCCTATCCTTAAACCCATCTCGGTGAGGTTTGTATGGTAAAGAAGAAAAAAGACAATTCAGTAAAAGTTGCTAAAATCGGGGCTATAGGTGCAATTACAGCCGCTGTTCTTGCAGCTGTAATTGGCGGTATATTTATGTTGGGGAGAAATAATAATATCCCTTTACCACCTAATCAGACCACAGTAACTGTCTCGGGATCCGGTCATACGACAGTTACCGGGGATGGTAATGTTATCCATCAAGGGATACCTCAAAAAGCCTTGGACCGTCTTCTGAAAACACTCGACGAAAAAGACGTTGCCCTTGAAAACCGGGATAAAATTATTGACGACTGGAAAAGACAGTACCGGGAATTGGAGGAAAGATTAGAAACTCGTTCCAGTGACGACCGACTTATCGCACAAGCGAAAGGGAAGTTAAAGGCAGGAAATCTGGACGGTGCGGAAAAACTCCTGGAACAATCCTTTAAAAACAACCTTAAAAAAATTGAGGAGGACAGAAAGAAAGTTGCTGAAAGTGCTTATAAACTAGGTTCTGTCAAGGAACTCAAATTGGAATACAAGGAAGCACAGCATTATTTTAAACAAGCGGTTAAATTTGACCCGAAGAATAGTCTATACTTAAACGGTTTGGGATCCATTTTATACACATTGGCTCAACATGAGAAGGCGATCGAGTATTACGAAAAAGCCCTATCATCGGACCTGGAAACCTACGGGCCGGAGCATCCGAAGGTGGCCATACGCTGGAACAATCTGGCCTTGGCATGGAAATCCAAGGGGCAGTATGACCAGGCCATAGCGTATTATGAAAAGTCCCTGGCATCGAATCTGGAAACCTATGGTCCTGATCATCCCCAAGTGGCAATAAGCTGGAATAATCTGGGCTCGGCATGGAAATCCCTGGGCAAGTATGAAAAGGCGATCGAGTATTATGAAAAGGCCCTGGCATCAGACCTGAAAACATACGGGCCGGAGCATCCAAATGTGGCCGTTTACTGGAACAATCTGGGCTCGGCATGGAAATCCCTGGGCAAGTATGAGAAGGCGATCGAGTATTTTGAGAAGGCCCTGGCATCGGGCCTGAAAACATACGGGCCGGAGCATCCAGATGTGGCCGTACGCTGGAGCAATCTGGGCGCGGCATGGCAATCCCTGGGCAAGAATGAGAAGGCAATCGAATATTTTGAGAAGGCCCTGGCATCGGATTTGAAGACATACGGGCCGGAGCATCCGGATGTGGCCACCGTCTGGAACAATCTGGGCTTGGCATGGCAATCCCTGGGCAAGTATGAGAAGGCGATCGAGTATTTCGAGAAGGCCCTATCATCAAGCCTGAAAACATACGGGCCGGAGCATCCGAAGGTGGCCATACGCTGGAACAATCTGGGCGTGGCATGGAGCTCCCTTGGCAAAGATGAGAAGGCGATCAAGTATTTCGAAAAATCATTAACCGTTTTTGAAAAGAGCTTGGCAAAGGATCACCCTGATACAATCTCAGTAAGGAAAAACCTCCAATCAATTAAAAACTAAAAAAAATCTCATCTCAAAAAGTGAAAAATAAAATCCATATTCACCACAGATACCGGATGTTATGGAAACTTTCAGGCCTGTCACCATGCCACATTCAACTTATTGTATACGGTTTCAGTCTTTTTTAGCCTCCTATTCGGCAATTTTTTTCCGCGTCCAAACAGCATAAGGTGATTTTATTTCCTCAAGAATTTTCATGGCCTGAATGTAATAATTCATGGCCTTACCATACTGCCCGAGGGAAGAGTACGCATTCCCCAGACTGCCTAAACATCTCCCTTCCCCCTGCCGGTTTTCAGAGCTTTTATAATGACGTAAAGCAACTTCATAGTCTTGTAGAGCAAGCGTGAAGTCACTGGTAACCAAATAACTGTTCCCCCGGGCCAAATGAAATGAGGATATATTCAACGAGCTAAAGTATTCGGTAGACATGCTTTCAATTTTATAATAAATGGAGTTATGAATAGCCTGAAGGGAATAATTCTACAACAAAAAATTCGGACGTAATAAATCTGGTCCGGTCGTTCTTCGCCTCATAATTGTGACATCATTTTCTTAAGCGTTAAGGAAGTGGTGCCATATTAAATGTACTCAATACTAATTATCCTATTTTTAAAGTTGTTGAATCTCATTATCGTTAAGGATACCCAATATAGTTTCAAGTATTTTAGGAGAAGGTATGATAGGGACAAAATTCATTTCTGCCCATCTCGGCGTCCCTTATCTTTTCCAAGTCCCCTATTTCCCAAAATTTTGTTTTTTGAATTGGTTGACATCTATAAAGAATCTCATTGTAATATGACCCGTGATAATATCTGTTAAGAAGATAAAAACAAATAAGAACCGGCTTGTAAACGTTGACCAGGGTCCGGACACATATAAAAATGTAGTGTTTTAAAAAAATTGTTTTAAACTTGCAAATATTTGTGCAATAAAGTTATTTTTTGGGGAAGAAATAAATATGATATTAGAACAAAAAAATGTGAGTTTTATCTCTCCTGCTGATTTTTTTATACGACTTGGATCAGCATTGAAACTGCCGACAGTTCATTCAACATTCAGGGCAATTGATTCTGTTTTACGGGAAAAAATTTTGCTTACAGTTTCAATAACAAACAACTGTTCCGGATGAATTGACGCACATACTGCCGTGGGCAGGAAAAAAGGAATAAGCAAAGGGGAGATTGCAAACATCTATACCCTTAACCAAAAAGATTTTGATTATACTGAATGGCTTATTTTGAAATATGCAAGGGAGTGGACTTTAGTTAAGGGGAAAAATCCATCTGGAGATATTGTCTCTGAATATGAAACAGTTGTCTCGTCAGAATTACGAAGATATATTGATAAGCTTCTCAGGATGATGATATTTGCAAATTATTTCGGCAATAAATTTCTGCGCAGGAAAAAAGGACATGATGCGTGCAGCTTGAATTAATCTTTTAGTCTTTAACTAAAATTGTCCATTCAAACATATGAACCGCAGGCATCATTTCTGGACATTCTATCGGAATATTTTTTATAATATAAAAACATGAACAAACCAGCAATTCCGACTCAAACTTAATTATCCTAATTCTTAACCTTTGTCGTGACCTGAATTATCATCGTTAAAAAACGACCCAGCAATTCTGGAAAAAGCATCGAATATAGGTAAAGCACCGGCCGGAGCGGTAAAAGTCCGTAGAAACGAAGATTCATCACAATGTCACAAGTGCTATGGGCACAACAGGAAGAAACATAAATTGAGTCTGAAATGAAAAACGACATCTATCCCACCGATGACCAGCAAAAGCCGTTCCGGCGCCATTTGGGCGCCATCGTCTTTTTGGCGGCTATTTTTTTCTTGAATTTTATTGCCAGGGTGATTCCGGCACCATTACTGCCTTCCATTGAAAAGGATATGCAGATCAGCCACAGTGTTGCTGGTTCTTTTTTCCTCTTTATTTCAGCTGGATACTTTATTTCCCTGGCCGGTTCCGGGTTTGTCAGTTCCCGTTTGACCCACCGGAAAACCATTATTCTATCTTGCGAAGCCGTGGGCCTGGCCCTGCTTTGTATCAGTGTCAGCCAGAATCTGTGGACGATTCGTCCGGCCTTGACGCTTCTGGGGCTTGCCGCCGGCCTTTACCTGCCGTCGGGTATTGCCTCAATTACCCATATCATCGATTCAAAGCATTGGGGAAAGGCCCTTGCAATTCATGAACTGGCACCCAATTCCGGTTTTATGCTGGCCCCCATACTGGCCGAGATTATATCCATATGGTTTTCCTGGCGCGGTGTCCTGGCGGTTCTGGGAGTAAGTTCCCTCTGCCTGGGTATTGCCTATGCACACTGGGGCCGCGGCGGGCGATTTGCGGGCCAGTCCCCGGATCTGCATTCCATGAGACGGCTTGGGGCGGAGCCGGGTTTCTGGATCATGATGCTTTTATTCAGTCTGGCCATCGGCAGCACCATGGGCATTTATACCATGCTGCCCCTTTATCTGGTTGTCGAAAGGGGCATTGACCAGGGCTGGGCAAACACCCTCGTCGGGCTTTCCCGAATCTCCAGTTTGGGCATGGCCTTTTTAAGCGGGTTTGTATCGGATCGATTCGGCACCAGGATGACCATGATATGGGTGTTTTTTTTAACCGGGGTGACGACCCTGGCACTGGGAATGGCAACGGGGGACTGGGTGATCATGTTTGTCTTTCTGCAGCCCATGGTGGCGGTGTGTTTTTTTCCGCCCGGTTTTGCGGCCCTGTCTGCCATTGGACCGCCTGAAACCCGAAACGTTGCCGTTTCCATGACAATCCCCCTTGCCTTTTTCATCGGCGGCGGTATTTTCCCTGCGTTAATCGGGTTTTTAGGTGATATGGGAAAATTTCCCCTGGGCATGGAGCTGACAGGCGGGCTGATCCTTTGTGGAACAGGGGTGGCCTATT
Coding sequences:
- a CDS encoding tetratricopeptide repeat protein, which translates into the protein MVKKKKDNSVKVAKIGAIGAITAAVLAAVIGGIFMLGRNNNIPLPPNQTTVTVSGSGHTTVTGDGNVIHQGIPQKALDRLLKTLDEKDVALENRDKIIDDWKRQYRELEERLETRSSDDRLIAQAKGKLKAGNLDGAEKLLEQSFKNNLKKIEEDRKKVAESAYKLGSVKELKLEYKEAQHYFKQAVKFDPKNSLYLNGLGSILYTLAQHEKAIEYYEKALSSDLETYGPEHPKVAIRWNNLALAWKSKGQYDQAIAYYEKSLASNLETYGPDHPQVAISWNNLGSAWKSLGKYEKAIEYYEKALASDLKTYGPEHPNVAVYWNNLGSAWKSLGKYEKAIEYFEKALASGLKTYGPEHPDVAVRWSNLGAAWQSLGKNEKAIEYFEKALASDLKTYGPEHPDVATVWNNLGLAWQSLGKYEKAIEYFEKALSSSLKTYGPEHPKVAIRWNNLGVAWSSLGKDEKAIKYFEKSLTVFEKSLAKDHPDTISVRKNLQSIKN
- a CDS encoding tetratricopeptide repeat protein, which produces MSTEYFSSLNISSFHLARGNSYLVTSDFTLALQDYEVALRHYKSSENRQGEGRCLGSLGNAYSSLGQYGKAMNYYIQAMKILEEIKSPYAVWTRKKIAE
- a CDS encoding MFS transporter; translated protein: MKNDIYPTDDQQKPFRRHLGAIVFLAAIFFLNFIARVIPAPLLPSIEKDMQISHSVAGSFFLFISAGYFISLAGSGFVSSRLTHRKTIILSCEAVGLALLCISVSQNLWTIRPALTLLGLAAGLYLPSGIASITHIIDSKHWGKALAIHELAPNSGFMLAPILAEIISIWFSWRGVLAVLGVSSLCLGIAYAHWGRGGRFAGQSPDLHSMRRLGAEPGFWIMMLLFSLAIGSTMGIYTMLPLYLVVERGIDQGWANTLVGLSRISSLGMAFLSGFVSDRFGTRMTMIWVFFLTGVTTLALGMATGDWVIMFVFLQPMVAVCFFPPGFAALSAIGPPETRNVAVSMTIPLAFFIGGGIFPALIGFLGDMGKFPLGMELTGGLILCGTGVAYFLKLPAR
- a CDS encoding recombinase family protein — protein: MTIFTYSRVSTLDQNTKMQVEALKVAYPDAVHRQEKKSGTTTRGREVLNLLSDMINQGDKLVVWKLDRLARNTGDLCKIVDHLESRGASLEILDQKIDTSTATGKAFLQMLGVFAEFETNLRKERQLAGIAVAKANGKHLGRRSSLTGDQKQEIQVKNKAGMNPTTLSKEYGVSRGTIYNVLKETAYGSRCLI